ATCGCGGACGCCTTGTTGCGGCTGAATCGCCGGAAACGCTTCGAGTTGCGCGCGAATATCCGGCGAGGCATTGATCAGCAGCCAGTTACGGTTGTCGGTACCGACTGCAATCGAGGACTGGGTGCGGGCCTTGCCGTTCATTTCGCCGCGCCGGATCCTCCGGCAATTGTTGCAGTTGCAATTCCATTGCGGAAAACCGCCGCCGGCTCCGGCGCCGAGAACTCTGATTTTCATGAGGTAAGATGATCCTGCTCTTGCGTGAAAATGCTCATACTATAAGGGAATCCCGATCGTCAGGCAAAAAAAAGGGGACCTTGCGATCCCCTTTTTTGACCAGTTCTAACAGCCGATTAACGGTTGTAGATATACATGGTGACTTCAAAACCGAAACGCAGATCGGTATAGCTTGGTGTTTCCCATTTCATAGCAGTAACCTCCAGAAGTTATTTGTGTTTATGCCAGCTTGATCAAGTAAGCCAAGCCGAAGTATACGACGAATCTCCAGATCAACGCAACCTTATTGCCCGGTCCCGGACGCCGATCGTTTCAAGTCTTTCGCTCGATTTTCCCGGCCATTTTGTCAAGCTCTTGAGAAGACGCGCGAAAAGGCGACTAAGTTCCTTCGGTTTTTTGCCCGCCGCCGAGTTGCGCCTTGGAAAATGAAGGCGCCAAAACCGCACAGAAAGAGTGGACTTACGGGTGTTTTTTTAATACGGAAAAGGGTATGATCTTTTTTCACCTGATTTTCGAATATAACTAAAAAAATTCATGAGGAGGCGATATGGGTGAAGTTACCGAACTTTTTCTGGTCATGCTGGTACTCGCGGCGGGCGCGTTTGCGCCGCTCGGCTATTTTATCTATAAATTTTCGCAAACCCAGGCGAAACCTTTCGGCGAAACCGAACCGCATGGCGATAGCCCGTCGGTGATCAACGATTTTGCCGAAAAGATCATCGGCCTGATC
The genomic region above belongs to Methylomicrobium agile and contains:
- the pqqA gene encoding pyrroloquinoline quinone precursor peptide PqqA, which encodes MKWETPSYTDLRFGFEVTMYIYNR